The Bacteroidota bacterium genome contains a region encoding:
- a CDS encoding SpoIID/LytB domain-containing protein: MFNGEYIARRSGNLIEIEREGMFRTTPRITFSPEQDECTFTIKDVTIGIGFHWQRKEDQQFRGTLKLQLTDEGILAINRVSIEDYLASVISSEMSADASANLLQAHAIASRSWLLAQLGRSRELKSEHNTYATVVETEAERIRWYDREAHDLFDVCADDHCQRYQGITKAHTSTVSDAVQATFGMVLMHNGTVCDARFSKCCGGITELFENVWQPEQKPYLTSRRDTHLSHEQADVSAEPDAERWICSRPDVFCNTSDKRIITQILMKYDQETSDFFRWTVEYEQDELAAIVARRSGIDFGLIRDLVPVERGKSGRLTKLKIVGSKRTLTIGKELEIRRTLSNSHLYSSALSIQRLNVKAGVPSRFILHGAGWGHGVGMCQIGAAVMGDAGYTSDSILSHYFPKTERIQLYQG, from the coding sequence ATGTTCAACGGCGAGTATATTGCGCGACGTTCCGGCAACCTGATTGAAATTGAACGTGAAGGGATGTTCCGAACAACCCCCCGAATCACGTTCTCACCTGAACAGGATGAATGCACGTTCACGATCAAAGATGTCACCATCGGCATCGGCTTTCATTGGCAACGAAAAGAAGATCAACAGTTCAGGGGAACCTTGAAACTTCAGCTAACCGATGAAGGCATTCTCGCAATCAACCGCGTCAGTATCGAAGACTATCTTGCGAGCGTGATTTCTTCGGAGATGAGCGCCGACGCCTCGGCGAATCTTCTGCAAGCGCATGCCATCGCATCACGCAGCTGGCTGCTCGCGCAACTGGGGAGATCACGTGAGCTCAAGTCAGAGCATAACACATACGCAACAGTTGTCGAAACAGAAGCCGAGCGCATCCGCTGGTACGATCGGGAGGCACACGATTTGTTCGACGTGTGCGCCGACGATCACTGCCAGCGATATCAGGGAATCACCAAGGCCCATACATCAACCGTCAGCGATGCAGTACAGGCGACATTCGGAATGGTTCTGATGCACAACGGCACGGTGTGCGATGCCCGGTTTTCGAAATGTTGCGGCGGAATCACCGAATTGTTCGAAAACGTATGGCAGCCGGAACAGAAACCGTATTTGACTTCACGGCGTGACACACATTTGTCCCACGAGCAAGCAGACGTGTCAGCCGAACCGGATGCCGAACGATGGATTTGCTCCAGACCGGATGTGTTCTGCAATACATCCGACAAGCGAATTATCACCCAAATCCTGATGAAATATGATCAGGAGACAAGCGACTTCTTCCGGTGGACAGTAGAGTATGAGCAGGACGAATTGGCCGCCATTGTTGCGCGCCGGAGCGGCATTGATTTTGGATTGATACGTGATCTCGTTCCGGTCGAACGGGGCAAGTCGGGACGGCTGACCAAGCTGAAAATCGTAGGCTCGAAGCGGACACTGACGATCGGTAAGGAACTGGAAATACGGCGCACGCTGTCGAATTCCCATCTCTACAGTTCAGCATTGTCGATTCAGCGGTTGAATGTAAAGGCGGGTGTGCCATCGCGTTTCATTCTTCACGGCGCCGGATGGGGGCACGGTGTGGGAATGTGCCAGATCGGTGCTGCTGTGATGGGTGATGCAGGCTACACAAGCGACAGCATTCTTTCCCATTATTTTCCGAAAACAGAACGTATCCAATTGTATCAGGGGTAA
- the gap gene encoding type I glyceraldehyde-3-phosphate dehydrogenase yields the protein MAVKIGINGFGRIGRLVFRRLMKTGGFDVVAINDITDAQTLAYLLKYDSVHGKYGGDVRADGDTLVVDGKKFKITAEKDPAKLPWKELGVELVIEGTGIFTSREKLNLHIQAGAKKVLLTAPAKDEIDATVVLGVNDSVLTGKEQFVSNASCTTNCLAPMVKVLHETFGMESGFMTTIHSYTNDQRLLDLPHKDLRRARAAALSIIPTTTGAARTVGKVIPELKGKLDGFSLRVPTPDASITDFVAVLKKPASKDEVNAALKKAAETSMKGILQYTEDEIVSADIIGNEHSCIVDSKLTMAYGNTVKVFGWYDNEWGFSCRVVDLLKKIA from the coding sequence ATGGCGGTAAAAATTGGCATCAACGGGTTTGGCCGAATCGGCAGGCTCGTGTTTCGCAGGTTGATGAAAACTGGCGGCTTCGATGTTGTTGCTATCAACGACATTACCGATGCACAAACACTTGCGTACTTGTTGAAGTACGATTCCGTTCACGGCAAGTACGGCGGCGATGTTCGGGCTGATGGCGATACTCTAGTAGTTGACGGAAAGAAATTCAAAATCACTGCGGAGAAGGATCCCGCGAAGCTTCCGTGGAAAGAATTGGGTGTCGAGCTCGTGATTGAAGGGACCGGCATTTTCACGAGCCGCGAGAAGCTGAATCTGCACATTCAAGCGGGCGCAAAGAAAGTTCTGCTTACCGCCCCGGCGAAAGATGAAATCGACGCGACAGTTGTTCTCGGCGTGAACGATAGTGTGTTGACGGGAAAAGAACAGTTCGTCTCGAATGCATCATGCACGACCAACTGCCTTGCACCAATGGTGAAAGTCTTGCACGAAACGTTCGGAATGGAAAGCGGGTTCATGACGACTATTCATTCGTACACCAACGATCAGCGATTGCTCGATTTGCCGCACAAGGATTTGCGCCGGGCCCGTGCTGCAGCTCTCTCCATTATCCCGACAACTACCGGGGCCGCCAGAACGGTCGGCAAAGTCATCCCCGAACTGAAGGGAAAACTGGATGGCTTCTCGCTTCGTGTTCCGACGCCTGATGCATCCATCACGGATTTTGTCGCAGTGCTGAAGAAACCTGCCTCGAAGGATGAAGTGAACGCCGCTCTGAAGAAGGCTGCAGAAACAAGCATGAAGGGCATTTTGCAGTACACAGAAGACGAAATTGTCTCCGCCGATATCATCGGCAACGAACACTCATGCATTGTTGATTCGAAATTGACTATGGCGTACGGCAACACCGTTAAAGTGTTTGGCTGGTATGACAATGAATGGGGCTTCTCGTGCCGGGTGGTGGATTTGCTGAAGAAAATAGCCTGA
- the ispG gene encoding flavodoxin-dependent (E)-4-hydroxy-3-methylbut-2-enyl-diphosphate synthase, whose translation MTDQPPAVPHPTYKVGVRRHTRSVTIRGIKVGGGAPISVQTMTKTKTSDIEGTVKQIVDAADAGCDIVRVTVNDKEAADAMAEIVRQSPIPVVADIHFNHIFALKAIQANVAKVRINPGNIGSKDRIYEVLTAAKDKGIPIRIGVNSGSLEEDILEKHGYPTAEALYESAMRHVGICDEFGFRDVIISVKSTDVRLMIEAYRLVAERTDIPLHLGVTEAGTTRIGTIKSAVGIGTLLAEGIGDTIRVSLTDEPVKEVEVGKEILRSLGLASRNVELIACPTCGRLEVDLFGIMAQLEERLEGVKKPVKVAVLGCVVNGPGEASEADIGIAAGKGVGILYRKGEVIRKVKESEIVDVIVEEVLKFEPEAGTN comes from the coding sequence ATGACTGATCAACCCCCGGCTGTGCCGCATCCGACATACAAAGTCGGGGTACGAAGACACACACGGTCGGTCACGATCCGCGGCATCAAAGTCGGCGGCGGTGCGCCCATCAGCGTGCAGACAATGACGAAGACGAAGACGAGCGACATTGAAGGCACTGTCAAGCAAATTGTCGATGCGGCCGACGCCGGGTGCGACATCGTTCGAGTGACGGTGAATGACAAGGAAGCCGCGGATGCAATGGCTGAGATTGTCCGTCAGTCACCCATTCCTGTTGTTGCGGATATTCATTTCAATCATATCTTTGCCCTGAAGGCAATCCAGGCCAATGTTGCGAAAGTCAGAATCAATCCCGGCAACATTGGCAGCAAGGATCGCATCTATGAGGTGTTGACTGCGGCAAAGGACAAGGGGATTCCGATTCGCATCGGCGTCAATTCGGGTTCGTTGGAGGAGGATATTCTGGAAAAGCACGGTTACCCGACTGCCGAGGCGTTGTACGAGAGCGCAATGCGACATGTCGGGATATGCGACGAATTTGGATTTCGTGATGTGATTATCTCCGTCAAATCCACCGACGTTCGTTTGATGATTGAAGCCTACAGGCTTGTTGCCGAGCGAACCGATATTCCGCTGCATCTGGGTGTCACCGAGGCCGGAACAACGAGAATCGGAACCATCAAATCAGCCGTCGGTATCGGAACGCTGCTGGCCGAAGGAATCGGGGATACGATCCGCGTATCGTTGACGGACGAGCCGGTAAAGGAAGTTGAGGTCGGCAAGGAAATTCTCCGCTCACTCGGGCTGGCATCCCGCAATGTCGAATTGATCGCGTGCCCGACATGCGGCAGACTCGAAGTCGATCTCTTTGGCATCATGGCACAATTGGAAGAGCGGCTCGAAGGCGTGAAGAAGCCCGTAAAGGTTGCCGTGCTCGGCTGTGTTGTAAACGGACCCGGCGAAGCGAGTGAAGCCGACATCGGGATTGCCGCGGGGAAGGGTGTCGGAATCCTCTACCGGAAAGGTGAAGTCATCAGGAAAGTGAAGGAATCGGAAATCGTTGATGTGATCGTGGAAGAGGTGTTGAAGTTCGAGCCTGAAGCCGGAACCAACTGA
- the uvrB gene encoding excinuclease ABC subunit UvrB, whose amino-acid sequence MSPFTLVSDYQPSGDQPEAIRQLTEGVLRNDKYQTLLGVTGSGKTFTISNVIASVNKPVLVMSHNKTLAAQLYGEFKSFFPKDRVEFFISYYDYYQPEAYVPTSDTYIAKDASINDEIDRLRLRATSALLSGDRNVIVVASVSCIYGIGAPEEWASQIVVIRKGERMERNDFLRKLLNIFYMRNDFEFVRGTMRVRGDVVEVIPAYESEEAIRVEFFGDVIERISYINKTDGKVLAETDYEVIYPAKQFVTSKESLEKAYKGIEQELEERLEELRRLGKLVEAQRLEQRTRFDLEMMREVGYCSGIENYSRHIAGRPPGSRPACLFDYFPDDFLLVIDESHVTVPQIGGMYHGDRSRKLTLVEYGFRLPSALDNRPLTFDEWEQMVKQVIFVSATPGDYELQKSQGVVVEQVIRPTGLVDPEVEIRPVKNQIDDLIAEIRTRSARQERVLVTTLTKRMAEDLTDYLTEIKVKVRYIHSEVDALERVEILRDLRLGDFDVLVGVNLLREGLDLPEVSLVAILDADKEGFLRSEKSLIQTAGRTARNLNGRVILYADTVTGSMQRMLDETRRRREKQLQYNQDHGITAKTVYKTVNEVLAATAVADVKAERDARRERQKMPVVAESVIRYLTADQRKDLIEELRAEMLSASKDLEFERAAQLRDEIAKLEAMRQPEKKSKRN is encoded by the coding sequence GTGAGTCCCTTCACTCTTGTTTCAGACTACCAACCCAGCGGCGATCAACCCGAAGCCATCCGCCAGCTTACAGAAGGCGTGTTACGAAACGACAAGTATCAGACCCTGCTCGGCGTAACAGGCAGCGGAAAAACCTTCACGATCTCCAACGTCATTGCGTCGGTCAACAAGCCGGTGCTGGTCATGTCGCACAACAAAACGCTGGCGGCACAACTCTACGGCGAGTTTAAAAGCTTCTTTCCGAAGGACAGGGTGGAGTTCTTCATCAGCTATTACGACTACTACCAGCCCGAAGCCTACGTCCCGACCTCCGACACGTACATTGCCAAGGATGCCTCGATCAATGATGAAATTGACCGGCTGCGTCTGCGGGCAACAAGCGCATTGCTCAGCGGCGACAGGAATGTTATCGTGGTTGCGTCCGTCAGTTGCATCTACGGCATTGGCGCCCCTGAGGAATGGGCGAGCCAGATTGTCGTGATCCGCAAAGGCGAACGGATGGAGCGGAATGATTTTCTCCGCAAACTTCTGAATATCTTCTATATGCGAAATGATTTCGAGTTTGTACGGGGCACGATGCGGGTACGGGGAGATGTTGTTGAAGTAATTCCCGCTTACGAAAGCGAAGAGGCGATTCGCGTCGAATTTTTCGGCGATGTGATTGAGCGGATTTCCTACATCAACAAGACAGACGGCAAAGTTCTCGCCGAAACCGACTATGAAGTTATCTATCCGGCCAAACAGTTCGTCACCTCGAAAGAATCTCTCGAAAAAGCATACAAGGGAATCGAGCAGGAACTTGAAGAACGGCTTGAAGAACTGCGCAGACTGGGGAAGTTGGTGGAAGCACAACGCCTCGAGCAACGCACTCGATTCGATTTGGAGATGATGCGCGAAGTAGGCTATTGTTCCGGCATCGAGAATTACTCGCGGCACATAGCAGGCCGCCCGCCGGGTTCCCGCCCGGCGTGTTTGTTCGACTACTTCCCCGATGATTTTCTTCTCGTGATCGATGAATCGCATGTTACCGTTCCGCAAATCGGCGGAATGTATCACGGCGACCGTTCACGAAAGCTGACACTTGTTGAATACGGTTTCCGTCTTCCTTCTGCCCTCGATAATCGTCCGCTTACCTTCGACGAATGGGAGCAGATGGTGAAACAGGTGATTTTCGTCAGCGCCACGCCGGGCGATTATGAACTGCAGAAGTCGCAAGGTGTTGTCGTAGAACAAGTTATACGCCCAACAGGACTGGTCGATCCCGAGGTCGAAATCCGCCCGGTGAAAAATCAGATCGATGATCTGATCGCGGAAATTCGAACACGGTCTGCACGGCAAGAGCGGGTTCTGGTTACGACGTTGACGAAGCGGATGGCTGAAGATCTAACAGACTATCTCACAGAGATCAAGGTAAAAGTCCGGTACATTCACTCCGAGGTTGATGCACTGGAACGTGTCGAGATCCTACGTGATTTGCGCCTCGGCGATTTTGATGTACTTGTCGGCGTCAACCTTTTGCGTGAAGGATTGGATTTGCCGGAAGTATCACTCGTTGCCATTCTCGATGCCGATAAAGAAGGCTTCTTGCGTTCCGAAAAATCTCTCATTCAAACCGCCGGGAGGACAGCCCGCAATCTGAACGGCAGAGTCATTTTGTACGCTGATACTGTCACAGGCTCGATGCAGAGAATGCTGGACGAAACGCGACGTCGTCGCGAAAAGCAATTGCAGTATAACCAGGATCACGGCATTACGGCGAAAACTGTGTACAAAACCGTGAATGAAGTTCTTGCTGCCACTGCCGTCGCAGACGTCAAGGCCGAGAGGGATGCACGACGCGAGCGGCAAAAAATGCCCGTTGTTGCAGAAAGCGTTATCCGTTACCTCACCGCCGATCAACGCAAAGATCTGATTGAAGAATTGCGCGCCGAAATGCTGAGTGCCTCGAAGGACTTGGAGTTCGAGCGTGCAGCCCAGCTCCGCGATGAGATTGCCAAGCTCGAAGCGATGAGGCAGCCGGAAAAAAAATCGAAACGAAATTAA
- a CDS encoding rhomboid family intramembrane serine protease: MSFYRSTGTGGNYYRPSFFGGFSFFPPVIKMLLISNAAIWLLTAFFLAPFKIGGSSIGGDFGLITQWLALWPLGTNFWPWQLFTYMFLHGGLGHLFFNMLALWMFGMELENLWGSKRFIIYYVTCGLGAGIANLLVAPLIGLTVPTVGASGAVFGILVAFGMLFPDRPIYLYFLLPIRAKYFVTGFIVLELFFGVTGTSSGIAHFAHLGGAAVGFLYMKFEAQGFSLEDVWRVIIGSPKMPHQPPRTRKTVRDEIQDAKFFDIHTGRPMEGENELNQEVVDAILDKINTSGYQSLTDEEKRILNEASKKIN, translated from the coding sequence ATGTCCTTCTATCGCTCAACAGGTACAGGCGGGAACTACTACCGTCCGAGTTTCTTCGGCGGATTTTCGTTCTTTCCGCCTGTCATAAAAATGCTGCTCATCAGCAATGCCGCAATCTGGTTGTTGACGGCGTTCTTTCTTGCGCCGTTCAAGATCGGTGGCAGTTCCATCGGAGGTGATTTCGGGCTCATTACGCAATGGCTTGCGTTGTGGCCCCTGGGAACGAACTTCTGGCCGTGGCAGCTGTTCACGTATATGTTTCTCCACGGAGGGCTGGGGCATCTGTTCTTTAACATGCTGGCGCTCTGGATGTTTGGAATGGAGTTGGAGAATCTCTGGGGTTCCAAGCGGTTCATCATCTACTACGTGACGTGCGGTCTCGGTGCGGGAATTGCAAATCTTCTCGTTGCTCCGCTGATCGGACTTACCGTTCCAACTGTCGGTGCGTCGGGTGCCGTGTTCGGCATTTTGGTTGCGTTCGGAATGCTGTTTCCTGATCGTCCCATCTATCTTTATTTCCTCCTTCCCATCAGGGCAAAGTATTTCGTCACAGGCTTTATTGTTCTCGAGTTGTTCTTCGGAGTTACGGGAACGTCGTCGGGCATTGCACACTTTGCGCATCTCGGCGGGGCCGCAGTCGGATTTTTGTACATGAAATTCGAAGCGCAAGGATTTTCTCTTGAAGATGTGTGGAGGGTTATTATCGGAAGCCCGAAGATGCCGCATCAACCACCACGAACCCGGAAAACCGTCCGGGATGAAATCCAGGACGCCAAATTTTTCGACATTCACACGGGACGTCCGATGGAGGGGGAGAACGAATTGAATCAGGAGGTCGTTGACGCCATCCTCGACAAAATCAATACAAGCGGATATCAAAGTCTTACGGATGAAGAGAAACGCATCTTGAACGAAGCGAGCAAGAAAATCAACTAA
- a CDS encoding ComF family protein, with translation MLEVRSSPLSTTLRAFYEFIYPPACLGCEEYLGETVDRICAACFQSIKPITQDDPLFTEMRERLVSGGYVDGLISAFHFEKDGMLQSLIHQLKYEEMTRAGFELGKKIGERVTASCGDISSAGLVPVPLHPSKRRERGYNQSVYVAMGIRSVAESVVYRNLLQRKRNTRTQTTLNIEERRNNVRSAFGVNSRYAAMIAGSSFLLVDDVITTGATIQECARVLKEHGAKSVFATSVALADHGTLKDTV, from the coding sequence ATGCTTGAGGTCCGTTCGTCGCCACTTTCCACAACACTCCGCGCATTCTACGAATTCATCTATCCCCCTGCGTGTCTTGGATGCGAAGAATATTTGGGCGAAACTGTTGATCGAATTTGCGCGGCCTGCTTTCAAAGCATCAAGCCGATCACGCAGGATGACCCGCTTTTCACGGAAATGCGTGAACGACTTGTTTCCGGCGGATATGTTGACGGCCTGATTTCTGCGTTTCACTTTGAGAAGGATGGCATGCTTCAGTCATTAATCCATCAACTGAAGTATGAAGAGATGACTCGAGCAGGCTTCGAGCTTGGGAAGAAGATCGGCGAGAGGGTCACTGCTTCTTGCGGGGATATCTCATCAGCGGGCCTCGTCCCTGTTCCTCTTCATCCTTCAAAGAGAAGGGAACGGGGCTATAACCAGAGCGTGTATGTTGCAATGGGAATTCGCTCCGTTGCGGAGTCGGTTGTGTACCGGAATCTGTTGCAAAGAAAAAGAAACACGAGAACCCAGACGACGCTGAACATTGAAGAACGCCGGAACAATGTCCGTTCTGCATTCGGAGTGAACTCCCGCTATGCTGCAATGATTGCAGGTTCTTCCTTCCTTCTTGTCGATGATGTCATCACTACAGGCGCGACGATTCAGGAGTGTGCCCGGGTACTCAAGGAGCATGGGGCCAAGTCGGTGTTCGCAACATCAGTGGCGCTCGCTGATCACGGAACGTTGAAAGATACAGTTTGA
- a CDS encoding N-acetylmuramoyl-L-alanine amidase — translation MHRLRRTVLLQMCVIGILTAQPAVDKSRLFILLVVPESDTVTTTTTTYRLSASTNPGNAVTVNGKQYNVYPSGAFCGKLDVAVGENVFTITASTPAGTSMSKTFVILRPKPMETTRRDTLMLEDAMMMPTQDLWLAEGDILQVQVKGTPGGKVTFLNGIPMRERPVSQTRGLAGIYRGTYKVKASDTLASQRITFRLEDSLGNAVTRSTYARVSFKSNALPVVGVTKGERPYLNAGLGDDRLGAYKFSIINQDIRLRITGKVGNMFRVGLTENQEAWIEDAYVELQPAGTFFPSSLTGNITVGAEGKQDVVSMFLSDRLPYSTSQLSNPNRIVVNVYGAALNTNAITHQMTAKEIANVYVNQAEKGVARITIELKSKQMWGYEIGYEGTSLKIKVRRQPESLKLKSLSFAIDAGHGGDNKGALGSTGAFEKDVTLAIASHVRRVLEDKGATVIFTRSDDSNPGMTERFLRAYRGGADMLVSIHANSIGLTGNPADTKGAGTFYKHASHRFLSEFILTELLKTGLDTIGSVGNFNFALLGPTELPSTLVETAFISNPEDEMKLLDDDFRKELAKR, via the coding sequence ATGCATCGCTTACGCCGGACAGTTCTTCTTCAGATGTGTGTCATCGGCATTCTTACAGCCCAGCCGGCAGTCGACAAGTCACGTCTTTTCATCCTGCTCGTCGTTCCCGAATCCGATACTGTCACCACAACGACAACAACGTACAGGTTATCAGCAAGTACAAATCCGGGTAATGCCGTCACTGTCAACGGCAAGCAGTACAACGTGTACCCGTCGGGCGCATTTTGTGGAAAGCTTGATGTTGCCGTTGGCGAGAATGTTTTTACAATTACTGCTTCCACTCCCGCGGGCACATCAATGTCAAAGACGTTCGTCATTCTTCGTCCGAAACCGATGGAAACGACGCGGCGCGACACGTTGATGCTTGAAGACGCGATGATGATGCCGACGCAGGATTTGTGGCTTGCGGAAGGCGATATTCTTCAGGTTCAGGTGAAGGGAACGCCCGGAGGAAAAGTTACGTTCCTCAACGGCATACCGATGAGGGAAAGGCCCGTTTCACAAACACGCGGTCTTGCGGGCATTTATCGCGGGACGTACAAAGTAAAGGCTTCTGATACGTTAGCGAGTCAGCGCATTACGTTTCGTCTTGAGGATAGTTTAGGAAACGCAGTCACGCGTTCCACGTATGCCCGGGTTTCATTCAAATCAAATGCGCTTCCTGTAGTCGGTGTAACAAAAGGGGAACGACCGTATCTGAATGCAGGATTGGGAGATGATCGGCTCGGCGCATACAAATTCTCGATCATCAATCAGGATATCAGGCTTCGGATCACGGGAAAAGTCGGCAACATGTTTCGCGTGGGCTTGACTGAGAACCAGGAAGCGTGGATTGAAGACGCATACGTTGAGTTGCAGCCCGCAGGCACATTCTTCCCCTCATCTCTCACAGGGAACATTACCGTCGGGGCCGAAGGAAAACAGGATGTTGTATCAATGTTCCTGAGCGACAGACTTCCTTACTCGACATCCCAACTATCGAATCCAAACCGTATTGTCGTGAATGTGTACGGCGCCGCATTGAATACAAACGCTATCACGCATCAGATGACGGCGAAGGAAATTGCAAACGTTTACGTCAATCAGGCTGAGAAGGGCGTAGCCCGGATAACAATTGAACTGAAAAGCAAGCAGATGTGGGGCTATGAAATCGGATATGAAGGCACATCACTCAAAATAAAAGTCCGCCGTCAACCCGAAAGTCTGAAACTGAAGTCGTTATCCTTTGCAATAGATGCCGGACACGGTGGAGACAATAAAGGCGCGTTAGGCTCAACAGGAGCTTTTGAGAAAGATGTCACGCTTGCCATTGCCTCTCACGTCCGGCGGGTGCTGGAGGACAAGGGAGCCACCGTCATCTTCACCCGATCGGATGATTCGAACCCGGGAATGACGGAACGGTTTCTAAGGGCATATCGCGGAGGGGCGGATATGCTCGTGAGTATTCACGCAAATTCCATCGGTCTTACGGGCAATCCGGCAGATACTAAAGGGGCAGGCACGTTCTACAAACATGCATCACACAGATTTCTGTCAGAGTTCATCTTGACGGAGTTGCTC
- a CDS encoding phosphoglycerate kinase, whose protein sequence is MMTKTIDDVDLKGKRVLVRVDFNVPMTDDLKISDDKRIVESLPTIRKILDSGGIPILMSHLGRPKGGPNPEFSLKPVANHLATLLSTNVQFVADCIGKETKKIVDGLKPGDILLLENLRFHPEEEKNNPDFAKELAGWGDVYVNDAFGTAHRAHASTEGVTKFLKPCVAGYLMKKEIEYLTQAVANPKRPYVAILGGAKISGKIDVIQNLLPKVDVLVIGGGMAFTFFRAQELEVGDSLVEQEKVQLAKEILEHIKEKNRRVILPIDCIIADKFDNNAQRKTVPITKIPSGWRGLDIGPETIKLIRLQMKGAKTIIWNGPMGVFEMPNFANGTLEIAKLLAEATTSGATTIVGGGDSAAAVVQMGFESSISHVSTGGGASLEFLEGKQLPGLAALDTKYV, encoded by the coding sequence ATGATGACGAAGACAATTGATGATGTAGATCTGAAAGGCAAACGCGTACTCGTACGGGTCGACTTCAACGTTCCGATGACGGACGACTTGAAAATCTCTGATGATAAGAGAATTGTAGAATCGCTTCCCACAATCAGAAAGATTCTTGACTCAGGCGGCATTCCTATTCTCATGAGCCATCTCGGCAGGCCGAAGGGCGGCCCCAATCCCGAGTTTTCATTGAAACCCGTTGCCAATCATCTCGCAACATTGCTCAGTACCAACGTGCAGTTCGTAGCAGACTGTATCGGAAAGGAAACAAAAAAGATTGTTGATGGATTGAAGCCGGGAGATATACTGCTGCTCGAAAACCTCCGCTTTCATCCCGAGGAAGAAAAAAACAATCCGGATTTTGCAAAGGAGCTGGCCGGTTGGGGTGATGTGTACGTGAACGATGCATTCGGTACGGCACATCGGGCGCATGCTTCAACTGAGGGCGTGACAAAGTTCCTGAAACCGTGTGTTGCCGGATACCTGATGAAAAAGGAGATTGAGTATCTTACGCAAGCCGTGGCAAATCCGAAACGACCGTACGTGGCGATTCTCGGTGGTGCAAAAATCTCAGGCAAGATCGACGTCATTCAGAATCTGCTTCCCAAGGTCGATGTGCTGGTGATTGGCGGCGGAATGGCGTTCACGTTCTTCCGTGCTCAGGAATTGGAGGTGGGCGATTCTTTGGTAGAACAGGAGAAGGTCCAACTTGCCAAGGAAATTCTTGAACACATCAAAGAAAAGAACCGGAGGGTGATACTTCCGATTGACTGCATTATTGCCGACAAGTTCGATAACAATGCACAACGCAAAACCGTCCCGATCACCAAAATCCCGTCCGGTTGGCGGGGGCTTGATATTGGACCCGAGACAATCAAACTCATCAGACTTCAAATGAAGGGCGCAAAGACCATAATCTGGAACGGCCCGATGGGTGTCTTCGAGATGCCGAACTTCGCCAACGGCACGCTGGAAATTGCCAAATTGCTTGCGGAGGCGACAACAAGCGGGGCAACCACAATCGTGGGTGGAGGTGATTCAGCGGCAGCGGTTGTACAAATGGGTTTTGAGTCGTCCATTTCTCACGTATCAACCGGCGGCGGAGCGTCGCTTGAGTTTCTCGAAGGCAAACAATTGCCCGGATTGGCCGCGCTCGACACGAAATACGTATGA